One stretch of Filifactor alocis ATCC 35896 DNA includes these proteins:
- a CDS encoding helicase-related protein codes for MQQEEIDAVLIHGGNEDHLRLKILAEYSKGKSVEELADFLQRNFQGGNGYEVEGNKVCAWYDTEGIYLSNDVSSREEPSQILLWEEAAKRIGELIDKGEYATNVEVAEAFSFERKELAEKIWFLKGDFADEVRNSYLSILNKDEKKGYPDKTEELAENLKNPEFRNVLREEYETFLQDYDKNPSVLRFHYHKTKDILQRLQDLEIPRKDFISNMMEIPEIKGFITEDEMDENLRRGSGISDGKKRIYNFFNENNSLQERAEFLKKEYGTGGHSHALSGARGSSEWHDAKGIKLEKEHCKDSFLNWNQVAKRIQTLIESGRYIEKEELTEQTENREDIKENIADRNESFKEESVSEIGNRRDYWVVEFNEGLGLIEKEYAGELVTKELLDEIKELDEKIRVHNKTVSEDEYGEMTDEWVGYSKFYFDHIVDGKVEEHFRMDIGDGNEVNQRDFQYLYEQIELSKENKEYGIDSIDSVVKDILEKESMTVVSSKDDYIKLLPYFRNFSYSDGTKFSVYNPFEDSENISELLRFTFFKNTDGEYRAVYNNADSLMYSSNVDYFLEKIEAEKVGLEDNITEKTREDKVAVKVGNYYAVVEKEKVKDISLEEIGLRIYPKEDNVEGKIYSLYRGTTFEESTKIDALFDEIATSMKEVNLTDLNDVFYLENQGLYEISSDKVTEEKGGFDFDVASFNEQFPDYYNDIYVYNRNLKIDDAYQNIAYINRENEIHFNVNLPEEEKAKVLELRDKKEILSALIFKEVKDVGEYQFHPQSEEFILDEKNISENLLKVPEHITDNIDEKEGYEAELVLDMKNKQLRQNLRYNGYMLSSNLAIQYENYHEMLQNLPYLLDDEHRNVMLTGYINWQIERTNEGKNEQAKEPIYQEGMQVKYQGKEYVISEIQDYKTYRTIKLDDNEGYLNGFITGSEIIPFRNESELDLEIVSTTEKLQEQSINEEDLILLDIEDYNKKGLSVLFQNKEYEITGNNFNSVGMSRLQLVSNTEKLLTEVLYTPKRPVANLYAKKALLERFNLNDKNSEKNIETKQMSLTDILKEKDNLKEKEEISSKKERVPVNIGAKVIYQGEEYTVSAFQYNDVLEKNDIWLNPISKNNHQIPIVSFSDRKELNEKLIVIDTNLNLGEDKSELLHHSLDVINDKGIVIANQFIVNVDNQNREFTVYSEQNPNNHREFKLSFDYLNGLGEIDGDGNNLKLTKHRQETIDKKLESYVSWKENRKERYAPDDEYMGSIPPINYKTTGEDEILPPSERLKNNIEAIKVLKEIEERHSHATKEEQDILSKYVGWGGLSDVFDEEKQGQWSKARDFLKENLSQSEYDAARESTLTAFYTPKVVIDSIYKALSNMGFESGNILEPSMGTGRFLGNLPESMQSSKFYGVELDSISGRIASKLYPNANIQIKGFEETTFSNNLFDIAIGNVPFGEYKISDREYERNNFLIHDYFFAKTLDKVRSGGVVAFITSNGTMDKKSEDVRRYISERAEFLGAIRLPNNTFKGEAGTEVTSDILFLKKRDRLLKLDEDWIKLDTDEKGLSYNKYFVDNPDMVLGNMEEVSSRFGTALACIADENITLKEQLEAAIKNIKGSYEKVELNNEFETETILADDSVKNYSYAVIDDKVYFRENSIMQKLDLNKVDEEKVKAYLEIEKTLRQVIAYQKEDYSDTEIKEKQEDLNRLYDDFSKKYGILNSKANKKLFREDANYSLLSTLEKLDKEGSFIEKSDIFTKRTIKKAVAITHTDNLTEALILSISQKGKVNFDYMEELTGKSRKEIIEGLKGEIFLNLDRFEPSDTTPFSSAVDLGDFSRSYVSADEYLSGNIREKVEVIDAYIKNIEQEIVQYKDMTKKSENEAEINDTEKYLEEENQVLRNELLNLNYQKDKLLEVMPKELEASDITVRMGATWIPEKDYKSFMFHLLKTSASNRWNIDIKYTNFTGEYRVEGKSIDKGNDLANFTYGTSRVSAYKLIEDTLNLRDTNVYDQIVDENGKKSSVLNQKETMLARSKQEIIKEEFKNWIFDDIDRRTRLVKEYNERFNSIRLREYDGSNLTFDGMNPEIELRSHQRDAIARGLFGGNTLLAHEVGAGKTFEMIGIAMESKRLGMSSKAMFVVPNHIVEQFGREFNELYPAANILCATEKDFTPDKRKRFCSRIATSDYDAVIIGHSQFERIPISKERQEYELQSQIDEIVDFIAEYKRDRDQKFTVKQLEKTKKGLEAKLKKLNDDYKKDDVVTFEELGIDKLFVDEVQAFKNLYVFTKMRNVAGITSTDSQKSSDMLMKCRYMDEITNNKGIVFATGTPVSNSMAELYTMQRYLQYDELKKMHHQHFDSWASTFGETVTAIELNPEGNGYRSKTRFAKFYNLPELMNIVKQFMDIKTSDVLNLPVPNAHYETIKTKPTQEQKEILKSFSERADKVREKQVDSSVDNMLLITNDGKKMALDQRLINPLLPDDENSKVNACVSNVFSIWDKYRDKKSTQLVFCDMSIPNKDGFNVYDDIKEKLIKMGVPKNEVEFIHIAKNNKEKDAIFDKVRKGEVRVLLGSTGKCGAGTNCQDKLIAIHDLDIPWRPADLSQRAGRIVRQGNENSDVRIFRYITENTFDAYLFQTLENKQKYISQIMTSKTPVRVAEDVDEATLNYAEIKALATGNPLIREKMDLDVEVSKLKMLESNFKSNLYKMEDKVAKVYPKEIERLKEKIENLKKDIEKVEPYGDEKAAKTEEYTQTAFGNIGENNKEKETEGMADKETVSKFTSLTLNGRKYTDKKQAGEFLINRIKGIKKSEDFRFEEVKIGEYRNFDLFVYYDSFSNQYKFNLKGEESHYGEFGTDEIGNITRMDNVLDRMPERLEQTLGKLKDTENQLETAKLEIGKKFPQAELLKEKTLRLAEVNHLLDMGQKEDIKEEKNPLLEEVKEELIHFLNKEYDEAHSIEDFDTMFSDLTDIGLAYTTTPDEKHEIQTSLDLINYKMNTYVDNTLIDSFSYTYDPLDASDTKELIQIKTGIEFWDFNELVYVDEEKLKAELGLEIDDDGNFYDPLSKDMDLDGVIDRYDADFRDSNVQNVGDFDKREKRSVVGRLNEYKEQINQTEKRENKAECFEEVR; via the coding sequence ATGCAGCAAGAAGAGATTGATGCCGTTTTGATTCATGGAGGAAACGAGGATCATCTACGATTAAAAATTCTTGCAGAATATTCCAAAGGTAAGAGTGTGGAAGAATTGGCTGATTTTCTTCAAAGGAACTTTCAGGGCGGAAACGGATATGAAGTAGAAGGGAACAAGGTTTGTGCTTGGTACGATACAGAGGGGATCTACCTATCCAATGATGTATCTTCAAGAGAAGAGCCGTCACAGATCCTTTTATGGGAAGAGGCGGCCAAGCGTATTGGGGAATTGATTGATAAGGGAGAATATGCCACCAATGTGGAAGTGGCAGAAGCTTTTTCCTTTGAGAGAAAAGAACTGGCAGAGAAGATATGGTTTTTAAAAGGTGATTTTGCAGATGAAGTAAGAAATAGCTACTTGTCAATTCTCAACAAAGATGAAAAAAAAGGATATCCGGATAAAACCGAAGAACTTGCAGAAAACTTAAAAAATCCTGAATTTAGAAATGTACTAAGGGAAGAATACGAAACCTTTTTACAAGATTATGACAAAAATCCAAGTGTTTTGCGATTCCATTATCATAAAACAAAAGATATTCTACAAAGATTACAGGATTTAGAGATACCAAGAAAAGATTTTATTTCAAATATGATGGAAATTCCAGAGATTAAGGGGTTTATTACAGAAGATGAAATGGATGAAAATCTTAGAAGAGGGAGTGGTATTTCTGACGGTAAGAAAAGAATTTATAACTTTTTTAATGAAAACAACTCTCTTCAAGAGCGAGCGGAGTTTCTAAAAAAAGAATATGGAACAGGAGGGCATTCTCACGCTTTATCCGGTGCAAGAGGGAGTAGTGAGTGGCACGATGCGAAAGGGATAAAGCTTGAAAAAGAACATTGCAAGGATAGTTTTCTAAACTGGAATCAGGTGGCAAAAAGGATACAAACTCTTATTGAAAGTGGAAGATATATAGAGAAGGAAGAGCTTACAGAGCAGACGGAAAACAGGGAAGATATAAAAGAAAATATAGCAGATAGAAATGAGTCTTTCAAAGAAGAATCTGTTTCTGAAATAGGGAATCGTAGAGATTATTGGGTTGTAGAATTTAATGAAGGTTTGGGTCTTATAGAAAAAGAGTATGCCGGAGAACTTGTTACGAAAGAATTGCTTGATGAAATCAAAGAGCTTGACGAAAAAATCAGAGTTCATAACAAAACGGTAAGTGAAGATGAATATGGAGAAATGACTGACGAGTGGGTAGGTTATTCTAAATTCTATTTTGATCATATTGTAGATGGTAAAGTAGAAGAACATTTCAGAATGGATATCGGGGATGGAAATGAGGTAAACCAAAGAGATTTTCAGTATCTTTATGAGCAAATTGAACTGAGCAAGGAAAATAAAGAATACGGGATAGACAGTATAGATAGTGTAGTTAAAGATATTTTAGAAAAAGAGTCTATGACTGTGGTATCGAGTAAAGATGATTATATAAAGCTGTTGCCGTATTTTAGAAATTTTTCATATAGCGATGGTACAAAATTTAGTGTATATAATCCATTTGAGGATAGTGAGAATATATCAGAGTTACTTAGGTTTACTTTTTTCAAAAATACTGACGGAGAATATAGGGCAGTCTATAACAATGCAGACAGTTTGATGTATTCAAGCAATGTAGATTATTTTTTGGAGAAAATAGAGGCTGAAAAGGTAGGATTAGAAGATAATATAACAGAGAAAACTAGGGAAGATAAGGTTGCCGTTAAGGTTGGGAACTACTATGCAGTTGTAGAAAAAGAGAAGGTAAAGGATATATCCTTAGAAGAAATAGGACTTAGAATTTACCCGAAAGAAGATAATGTCGAAGGAAAGATTTATTCGCTATATCGAGGAACAACCTTTGAAGAAAGCACCAAGATTGATGCACTTTTTGATGAGATTGCTACAAGTATGAAAGAAGTGAATCTAACAGATCTTAATGATGTATTTTATCTTGAAAATCAAGGACTATATGAAATTTCATCGGATAAGGTAACGGAAGAAAAAGGCGGTTTTGATTTTGATGTGGCAAGTTTTAATGAACAGTTTCCTGATTATTATAATGATATTTATGTGTATAACAGAAACTTAAAAATAGATGATGCCTATCAAAATATTGCCTATATCAACCGAGAAAATGAAATACATTTTAATGTTAATTTACCGGAAGAAGAAAAAGCAAAGGTATTGGAGTTAAGAGATAAGAAAGAAATTTTATCTGCTCTGATTTTTAAAGAGGTAAAAGATGTAGGAGAATATCAATTTCATCCTCAAAGCGAAGAATTTATTTTAGATGAAAAAAATATATCGGAAAATCTTTTAAAAGTACCGGAGCATATAACAGATAACATTGATGAAAAAGAAGGTTATGAGGCAGAGCTTGTTTTGGATATGAAAAATAAGCAGTTAAGGCAGAATTTAAGATATAACGGATATATGTTAAGTTCCAATCTAGCCATCCAATATGAAAACTACCATGAAATGCTTCAAAATCTTCCTTATCTTCTTGATGATGAACACAGAAATGTTATGCTTACCGGTTATATCAATTGGCAGATTGAAAGAACCAATGAGGGAAAGAATGAGCAGGCAAAAGAGCCAATCTATCAGGAAGGTATGCAGGTAAAATATCAAGGCAAAGAATATGTAATTTCAGAAATTCAGGACTATAAAACATATAGAACGATAAAATTAGATGATAATGAAGGCTATTTAAATGGCTTTATAACGGGTAGCGAAATTATTCCTTTTAGAAATGAAAGTGAACTTGATTTGGAGATTGTATCTACAACAGAGAAGCTGCAAGAACAAAGTATCAATGAGGAAGATCTTATTTTGTTAGATATTGAAGATTACAACAAAAAAGGACTTTCCGTTCTCTTTCAAAATAAAGAATATGAAATTACTGGAAATAATTTTAATTCCGTTGGAATGAGCAGGCTACAACTTGTCTCAAATACAGAAAAACTGCTGACGGAAGTTTTATATACCCCCAAAAGACCGGTTGCAAACCTTTATGCAAAAAAAGCTCTCCTTGAACGCTTTAATTTAAATGATAAAAATAGTGAAAAAAACATTGAAACAAAGCAAATGTCTTTAACGGATATTTTAAAAGAAAAGGACAACTTAAAGGAAAAAGAAGAAATTTCAAGTAAAAAAGAACGTGTACCTGTCAATATAGGGGCAAAAGTAATCTATCAGGGAGAAGAATATACGGTCAGTGCTTTTCAATATAATGATGTTTTAGAAAAAAATGATATATGGTTAAATCCTATATCAAAGAATAATCATCAAATTCCGATTGTAAGTTTCTCTGATAGAAAAGAGCTAAATGAAAAACTCATTGTTATTGACACTAACCTTAACTTAGGAGAAGATAAGTCAGAACTTTTACACCATAGTTTAGATGTAATAAATGATAAAGGGATTGTGATTGCCAATCAGTTTATTGTAAATGTGGATAATCAAAATAGGGAATTTACAGTATATAGTGAACAAAATCCTAATAACCATAGAGAATTTAAACTCTCTTTCGATTATCTAAATGGACTTGGGGAAATTGATGGTGATGGAAATAATTTAAAATTAACGAAGCATAGACAAGAAACCATTGATAAGAAATTAGAAAGTTATGTTTCTTGGAAAGAGAATAGGAAAGAAAGATATGCCCCTGATGATGAATATATGGGAAGTATTCCTCCAATCAATTACAAAACAACAGGAGAAGATGAGATCTTGCCACCTTCAGAAAGACTAAAAAATAACATAGAAGCCATCAAAGTTTTAAAAGAAATCGAAGAAAGACATAGTCATGCAACAAAGGAAGAGCAGGACATATTAAGCAAGTATGTCGGATGGGGTGGACTTTCTGATGTGTTTGATGAAGAAAAACAGGGACAATGGAGTAAGGCAAGAGATTTTCTAAAAGAAAACTTATCACAATCTGAATATGATGCAGCAAGAGAAAGCACTCTTACTGCTTTTTATACACCAAAGGTTGTAATAGATAGTATCTATAAGGCTCTGTCCAATATGGGATTTGAAAGTGGGAATATTTTAGAACCCAGTATGGGAACAGGCAGATTTCTTGGTAATCTTCCGGAGAGTATGCAAAGTAGCAAATTTTATGGAGTGGAACTTGACAGTATTAGTGGTAGGATAGCAAGTAAGTTGTATCCTAACGCTAACATACAGATAAAAGGCTTTGAAGAAACAACTTTTTCAAACAATTTATTCGATATAGCGATAGGAAATGTACCTTTTGGAGAATATAAAATATCGGATCGTGAGTATGAAAGAAACAACTTTCTTATCCACGATTATTTCTTTGCCAAAACCTTAGATAAAGTACGTTCCGGTGGAGTAGTAGCCTTTATAACCTCAAATGGAACAATGGATAAAAAAAGTGAAGATGTCAGAAGATATATCAGTGAACGAGCAGAGTTTTTAGGAGCAATTAGATTACCGAATAACACGTTTAAAGGCGAAGCTGGAACAGAGGTAACAAGCGATATACTTTTCCTTAAAAAAAGAGACAGATTACTAAAATTAGATGAAGATTGGATAAAACTCGATACTGATGAAAAAGGGTTAAGTTATAATAAATATTTTGTAGACAATCCGGATATGGTGCTTGGAAATATGGAAGAAGTATCAAGCAGATTTGGAACAGCCTTAGCCTGTATTGCAGATGAAAATATTACACTCAAAGAACAGCTTGAGGCAGCTATTAAAAACATTAAAGGAAGCTATGAGAAGGTAGAATTAAATAATGAATTTGAAACAGAAACCATTTTGGCTGATGACAGTGTGAAAAACTATTCCTATGCAGTAATTGATGACAAGGTATATTTTAGAGAAAACTCCATTATGCAAAAATTGGATTTAAATAAAGTTGATGAGGAGAAAGTAAAGGCATATCTTGAAATCGAAAAAACTTTAAGACAGGTAATTGCCTATCAAAAAGAAGATTACTCCGATACAGAAATTAAAGAAAAACAAGAGGATTTAAATCGTCTTTATGATGACTTTTCTAAAAAATACGGAATTTTAAACAGTAAGGCGAATAAAAAGTTGTTTCGTGAAGATGCGAACTATTCTCTCCTTTCCACTTTGGAAAAGCTGGATAAAGAAGGAAGCTTTATAGAAAAATCCGATATCTTTACGAAAAGAACGATAAAAAAAGCCGTTGCGATCACTCATACAGATAATTTGACAGAAGCACTTATCCTATCTATTTCTCAAAAAGGGAAAGTCAATTTTGACTATATGGAAGAGCTGACCGGAAAATCAAGGAAAGAAATCATTGAAGGTTTAAAAGGAGAGATTTTCCTCAATCTCGATCGCTTTGAGCCGAGTGATACGACTCCTTTTTCTTCAGCTGTAGATTTAGGAGATTTTTCAAGATCCTATGTAAGTGCAGATGAATACCTTAGTGGAAATATCAGAGAGAAGGTAGAAGTCATCGATGCCTATATCAAAAATATTGAACAGGAGATTGTTCAATATAAAGATATGACGAAGAAAAGTGAGAATGAAGCTGAGATAAATGATACGGAAAAATATCTTGAAGAAGAAAATCAAGTTTTACGAAATGAACTGTTAAATCTAAACTACCAAAAAGACAAACTGCTTGAAGTAATGCCAAAAGAACTGGAAGCTTCGGATATTACGGTAAGAATGGGAGCGACTTGGATACCTGAGAAAGATTATAAGAGTTTTATGTTTCATCTGTTAAAGACATCTGCTTCAAACAGATGGAATATTGATATCAAATATACCAACTTTACAGGGGAATACAGAGTAGAAGGTAAAAGTATAGATAAAGGAAATGACCTTGCTAATTTCACATACGGAACAAGCAGGGTAAGTGCATATAAACTGATTGAAGATACATTGAACCTTAGAGATACCAATGTATATGATCAAATTGTTGATGAAAACGGAAAGAAAAGTTCTGTATTAAACCAAAAAGAAACTATGCTTGCAAGGAGTAAGCAGGAAATCATCAAAGAAGAGTTTAAAAACTGGATTTTCGATGATATAGACAGAAGAACAAGGCTTGTCAAAGAATACAACGAAAGGTTTAATTCCATAAGGCTTAGAGAATATGATGGAAGTAATTTAACTTTTGACGGAATGAATCCTGAAATAGAACTTAGATCTCATCAAAGAGATGCGATTGCACGAGGACTCTTTGGAGGAAATACCCTGCTTGCCCACGAAGTCGGTGCCGGTAAGACTTTTGAGATGATAGGGATTGCGATGGAATCTAAAAGACTTGGAATGAGCAGTAAAGCGATGTTTGTCGTTCCCAATCATATTGTAGAACAGTTTGGTAGAGAGTTTAATGAACTGTATCCGGCAGCCAATATTCTTTGTGCAACAGAGAAAGACTTCACACCGGATAAGAGAAAGAGATTTTGTTCAAGGATTGCTACAAGCGATTACGATGCGGTAATTATAGGGCATAGTCAATTCGAGAGAATTCCAATCTCTAAAGAACGACAAGAGTATGAACTACAAAGTCAAATTGATGAAATTGTAGATTTTATAGCAGAATATAAAAGGGACAGAGATCAAAAATTCACGGTAAAACAGCTTGAAAAGACTAAAAAAGGTTTGGAAGCAAAACTTAAAAAACTGAATGATGATTATAAAAAAGATGATGTTGTAACCTTTGAAGAATTAGGGATAGATAAGCTATTTGTAGATGAGGTACAGGCGTTTAAAAATTTGTATGTTTTTACAAAAATGCGTAATGTCGCAGGAATTACAAGTACAGATTCTCAAAAATCAAGCGATATGTTGATGAAATGTAGATATATGGATGAGATTACAAATAATAAAGGGATTGTATTTGCAACAGGAACCCCTGTAAGCAATTCGATGGCAGAGCTTTACACCATGCAGCGTTATCTTCAGTATGATGAGCTTAAAAAAATGCACCATCAGCACTTTGATTCTTGGGCATCTACCTTTGGAGAAACGGTAACGGCGATTGAACTTAATCCTGAAGGCAACGGATACAGAAGTAAGACCAGATTTGCGAAATTCTATAACCTTCCGGAACTGATGAATATCGTAAAACAGTTTATGGATATAAAGACATCTGACGTATTAAATCTTCCTGTTCCAAATGCCCATTATGAAACCATAAAGACAAAGCCGACACAAGAACAAAAGGAGATACTCAAGTCTTTTTCCGAAAGAGCGGATAAGGTTAGAGAAAAGCAGGTAGATTCAAGTGTTGACAATATGCTGCTTATCACCAATGACGGAAAGAAAATGGCACTTGACCAAAGGCTAATCAATCCCCTGCTTCCTGATGATGAAAATTCAAAAGTAAATGCTTGTGTAAGCAATGTATTTAGTATATGGGATAAATATAGGGATAAGAAGTCTACACAGTTAGTTTTTTGTGATATGTCTATACCAAATAAAGATGGGTTTAATGTATATGATGATATAAAGGAAAAGTTAATCAAAATGGGAGTACCGAAAAATGAAGTAGAATTTATCCATATTGCAAAGAATAATAAAGAAAAAGATGCTATTTTTGATAAAGTTAGAAAAGGTGAAGTAAGAGTATTACTCGGTTCTACCGGTAAGTGTGGAGCAGGAACAAACTGTCAAGACAAACTGATAGCAATCCATGATTTAGACATACCCTGGAGACCTGCGGATCTTTCTCAAAGAGCAGGTCGTATTGTAAGACAGGGTAATGAAAATAGTGACGTTCGTATCTTTAGGTATATAACAGAAAATACATTTGATGCCTACCTTTTCCAAACTCTTGAAAATAAACAAAAATATATCTCTCAAATTATGACCAGTAAAACACCTGTACGTGTTGCAGAGGATGTCGATGAGGCAACTTTGAATTACGCGGAAATAAAGGCTTTAGCTACGGGAAATCCACTTATTCGTGAGAAAATGGATCTTGATGTCGAGGTAAGTAAACTTAAAATGTTAGAATCCAACTTTAAGTCAAATCTATATAAAATGGAGGATAAGGTCGCAAAGGTATATCCAAAAGAAATAGAACGCCTAAAAGAAAAAATAGAAAATTTGAAAAAAGATATAGAAAAAGTAGAGCCATACGGAGATGAAAAGGCGGCAAAAACAGAAGAATACACTCAGACTGCTTTTGGGAATATAGGTGAAAATAATAAAGAAAAAGAAACAGAGGGAATGGCAGATAAAGAAACAGTATCAAAATTCACCTCTTTAACTTTAAACGGACGAAAATATACCGATAAAAAGCAAGCTGGAGAGTTCTTAATCAACAGGATAAAAGGAATAAAAAAATCAGAGGATTTTCGCTTTGAAGAAGTGAAAATCGGAGAGTATAGAAACTTTGATTTATTCGTATATTATGACAGTTTTTCTAATCAGTATAAATTCAATCTCAAGGGAGAAGAAAGCCACTATGGAGAGTTTGGAACGGACGAAATCGGAAATATAACAAGAATGGATAATGTCCTTGATAGAATGCCTGAGAGATTGGAGCAGACACTTGGAAAACTTAAAGATACCGAAAATCAACTTGAAACGGCAAAACTTGAAATTGGGAAGAAATTTCCACAGGCAGAGCTTTTAAAAGAAAAAACATTAAGACTTGCTGAGGTAAATCATTTGCTTGATATGGGACAAAAAGAGGATATAAAAGAAGAGAAAAATCCACTTTTAGAAGAAGTAAAGGAAGAACTGATTCATTTTCTAAACAAAGAATATGACGAAGCACATAGTATAGAAGATTTTGATACAATGTTTTCTGATTTGACAGATATAGGCTTGGCTTATACGACTACACCGGATGAAAAACATGAGATACAAACAAGTCTTGATTTAATCAATTACAAGATGAATACCTATGTAGATAATACTTTAATTGACAGTTTTAGTTACACCTATGATCCGCTTGATGCAAGTGATACAAAGGAACTTATACAAATAAAAACAGGTATTGAATTTTGGGATTTTAATGAATTGGTATATGTTGATGAAGAAAAGTTAAAAGCAGAACTTGGACTTGAAATTGATGACGACGGTAATTTCTATGATCCGCTCTCAAAGGACATGGATTTAGACGGAGTAATAGACAGGTACGATGCAGATTTTAGAGATAGCAATGTTCAAAATGTTGGTGATTTTGATAAAAGAGAAAAGCGTTCGGTAGTAGGAAGATTAAACGAGTATAAGGAGCAAATCAATCAAACAGAAAAAAGAGAAAATAAGGCGGAATGCTTTGAGGAGGTGAGATAA
- a CDS encoding TnpV protein encodes MKETVVLAKKEYLLEGEIYTPIVKESPFERQGGTYRLEKMEDGSEVLIPNMKLPEKLNLSKLNRFGKARLKYLKEERGEDYQIMLMEETLMNHLLDIQEQVENFLNIEEPKMKVAWEMTTEMQDQDFLKYAALKKNLDMTLTRMAMEQIVWA; translated from the coding sequence ATGAAAGAAACCGTAGTACTGGCGAAGAAAGAATACCTTCTGGAGGGCGAGATTTATACACCGATCGTAAAAGAGAGTCCGTTCGAGAGACAGGGAGGGACTTACAGACTGGAGAAGATGGAGGACGGATCGGAAGTGTTAATTCCGAATATGAAACTGCCGGAGAAACTGAACTTAAGCAAACTGAACCGATTTGGCAAAGCGAGACTGAAATATCTCAAAGAGGAAAGAGGAGAAGATTATCAGATTATGCTGATGGAAGAAACGCTGATGAATCATCTGTTGGACATTCAGGAACAAGTGGAGAATTTCCTAAATATAGAAGAGCCGAAAATGAAAGTGGCTTGGGAGATGACCACAGAAATGCAGGATCAGGACTTTTTGAAGTACGCAGCTTTGAAGAAAAACTTGGATATGACACTGACAAGGATGGCGATGGAACAAATCGTTTGGGCATAG